The proteins below come from a single Gimesia alba genomic window:
- a CDS encoding ADP-ribosylglycohydrolase family protein, giving the protein MWGAIAGDVIGSYFEHFPTKSTDFYLFREESTFTDDTVLTTAVADWLLKENDLVNTLHRYVKLYPDAGYGHTFLSWAQLRRRVPYQSWGNGSAMRVSPVAYATETLADCLYLAKKSAEVTHNHQQGIYGAQATAACVFLARNGSSRTEIREYIETTFGYDLQRSLEEIRPHYVFDVSCQGSVPESIIAFLESTDFESAIRNAISLGGDADTMACIAGAIAEPFYGGVPQEIYEPTLPLLDQQIRNTVQSFYERFVERQPEGK; this is encoded by the coding sequence ATGTGGGGTGCGATTGCAGGCGATGTTATCGGTTCATACTTCGAACATTTTCCGACAAAGTCGACAGATTTTTATCTGTTTCGTGAAGAGTCGACCTTTACCGACGATACGGTGCTCACAACCGCTGTGGCAGACTGGCTGTTAAAAGAGAACGATCTCGTCAACACCCTGCATCGTTATGTCAAACTCTATCCGGATGCAGGTTACGGACACACGTTTCTGTCCTGGGCTCAGTTGCGCCGACGCGTGCCCTATCAGAGTTGGGGAAACGGCTCTGCAATGCGTGTCAGTCCAGTGGCTTATGCAACTGAAACTCTGGCAGACTGCCTGTATCTGGCGAAAAAATCGGCAGAGGTGACCCACAATCATCAGCAGGGGATCTATGGTGCTCAGGCAACGGCAGCCTGTGTCTTTCTGGCTCGCAACGGAAGTTCCCGGACTGAAATCCGTGAGTATATCGAAACCACATTCGGTTACGATTTACAGCGCTCACTGGAAGAGATCCGGCCGCATTATGTGTTTGATGTTTCCTGTCAGGGCTCGGTGCCGGAATCCATCATCGCCTTTTTGGAGTCAACCGATTTCGAATCCGCCATCCGGAATGCGATCTCACTGGGCGGCGATGCAGATACAATGGCCTGTATTGCCGGTGCGATAGCAGAACCTTTTTATGGTGGTGTGCCTCAAGAAATATACGAGCCGACGTTACCGTTGCTGGATCAGCAAATTCGAAATACAGTGCAGTCGTTTTACGAGCGTTTTGTCGAGCGACAACCTGAGGGGAAGTAG
- a CDS encoding alpha-ketoglutarate-dependent dioxygenase AlkB has protein sequence MNEPELCLIENFLDNPDELFRSLRDGVEWDERMKARKTASFGVAYNYSGMTYPKTEMLSELEPVCEKIQQTVGFGPNNCLMNYYPNGQSTMGYHSDSTVELMPGTGVVIVSLGSERQMSYRSKIDKAVKFQYFLKSGALLYMTNEIQNHWQHAIPKDPDAGERISLTFRQISKKSNCDI, from the coding sequence ATGAACGAACCAGAGCTCTGCCTCATCGAAAATTTTTTGGATAATCCGGACGAACTGTTTCGTTCCCTGCGTGATGGTGTTGAGTGGGATGAGCGGATGAAAGCCAGAAAAACAGCCAGTTTTGGTGTGGCCTATAATTACTCCGGGATGACATATCCTAAAACAGAAATGCTGTCAGAACTGGAGCCCGTCTGTGAAAAAATTCAGCAGACAGTGGGCTTTGGTCCCAACAATTGTTTAATGAATTATTACCCCAACGGTCAGTCAACGATGGGCTATCACTCGGATTCTACAGTTGAACTCATGCCGGGGACTGGGGTGGTCATCGTCTCACTGGGTTCAGAACGGCAGATGTCTTATCGGAGCAAGATAGACAAAGCGGTCAAGTTTCAGTATTTTCTAAAAAGTGGTGCACTGCTTTATATGACAAATGAGATACAGAATCACTGGCAGCACGCGATTCCAAAAGATCCTGACGCGGGTGAACGAATCAGTTTGACATTTCGACAGATCAGCAAGAAATCGAATTGTGACATATGA
- a CDS encoding NUDIX hydrolase, with protein MKIRAKVIISLINKGQVLLAEGFDPVRDFRFYVPVGGGVEFGETLEAAAKRELSEELGVTGHELEFLNFHESIFEFLGRPEHEIMFHYLCDIDDAVREALPETGTESDGEPFQVSWLSRNELKAVRKQLVPPLIFDDLSSRLL; from the coding sequence ATGAAAATCCGCGCCAAAGTCATTATCTCACTGATCAACAAGGGGCAAGTGCTGCTCGCAGAAGGCTTTGATCCGGTACGTGATTTTCGTTTCTATGTTCCTGTAGGGGGCGGTGTGGAATTTGGCGAGACGCTGGAGGCGGCTGCGAAACGCGAACTCTCCGAGGAACTGGGAGTGACCGGCCATGAGTTGGAATTTCTGAATTTTCATGAATCCATCTTTGAATTTCTGGGAAGGCCCGAACACGAAATCATGTTTCATTATCTCTGTGACATTGATGATGCGGTCAGGGAAGCGTTGCCTGAAACAGGAACCGAGTCGGATGGCGAACCCTTTCAAGTTTCCTGGTTGAGTCGAAATGAACTGAAAGCGGTCAGAAAACAGCTTGTTCCCCCGTTGATTTTTGACGATCTCAGCAGCAGATTGTTATGA
- the aroE gene encoding shikimate dehydrogenase has protein sequence MNQPLNFKQELTCVFGQPVAENPTQCMMEAAYNDCGLEWRYLTIEVAPENLEQAVGGLRAMGFRGANLTIPHKVAVIQHLDGISDAAAMMGAVNCIVRKGDKLVGENTDGKGFVQSLKELTDPAGKKIVMFGAGGAARAIGVETALAGAAEITIVNRSAERGEALVQLLSEKTSVPVSFTQWDRDYTLAEDVDVVINATSIGLYPDVDAVFPLDFSSLKSNMIVSDVIPNPPQTHLLREASKLGCPTLDGLGMLVNQGVIGFQLWTGVDPDPNVMRTALEEVFGV, from the coding sequence ATGAATCAGCCGCTCAATTTCAAACAGGAACTGACTTGTGTATTCGGACAGCCGGTCGCAGAGAATCCGACCCAATGCATGATGGAAGCGGCTTACAATGACTGTGGCCTGGAATGGCGTTATCTGACAATAGAGGTCGCGCCGGAAAATCTGGAGCAGGCAGTCGGTGGTTTACGGGCAATGGGCTTTCGGGGCGCGAATTTAACGATCCCCCATAAAGTCGCCGTGATCCAACACCTCGATGGCATCAGTGACGCCGCCGCGATGATGGGGGCAGTCAACTGCATCGTCCGTAAAGGCGATAAGTTGGTCGGCGAGAACACGGACGGCAAAGGCTTCGTGCAGTCGTTGAAAGAACTGACAGACCCCGCGGGTAAAAAAATCGTCATGTTTGGTGCCGGCGGCGCTGCCCGCGCGATTGGTGTGGAAACCGCACTTGCAGGAGCCGCAGAGATCACCATCGTCAACCGCAGCGCCGAGCGCGGCGAAGCACTCGTTCAACTTTTGAGTGAAAAAACCAGCGTCCCCGTTTCTTTCACACAATGGGACAGAGATTACACTCTCGCCGAAGACGTCGACGTCGTGATTAACGCGACATCCATCGGCTTGTACCCCGATGTCGATGCGGTCTTCCCGCTCGATTTCAGTTCGCTCAAGTCGAACATGATCGTCTCCGACGTGATTCCCAATCCGCCACAAACCCACTTGCTCCGCGAAGCCTCGAAGCTCGGCTGCCCCACACTGGACGGCCTGGGAATGCTCGTCAACCAGGGCGTCATCGGCTTCCAACTCTGGACTGGCGTAGATCCCGATCCAAACGTCATGCGGACGGCGCTGGAAGAAGTGTTTGGAGTGTGA
- a CDS encoding zf-HC2 domain-containing protein produces MNKNNPIEHQPDSEAEWSACAPGELGQFVSVMKKRKQISHLITGAEILTACLVVGLIGFLGINQLSSSENQRVQQAQTKPCPGGLYCKDVLAHAKAYVAHTLDQNLTQKVDAHLADCPHCQKKIDQLKANAHNNAADQKAAFQKQAAWEAYLLALNQ; encoded by the coding sequence ATGAACAAAAACAACCCCATCGAACATCAACCGGATTCTGAAGCGGAATGGAGTGCCTGCGCGCCAGGTGAGCTTGGCCAGTTTGTCTCTGTAATGAAAAAACGAAAACAGATCAGCCATCTGATTACGGGAGCGGAAATTCTTACTGCCTGCCTGGTGGTCGGTTTAATCGGCTTTCTGGGCATCAATCAACTCTCCAGCTCGGAAAATCAACGGGTGCAGCAAGCTCAGACGAAACCCTGTCCGGGAGGCCTGTATTGCAAAGATGTGCTGGCACATGCGAAAGCGTATGTTGCTCATACTTTGGATCAGAATTTGACACAAAAAGTCGATGCACACTTGGCAGATTGCCCGCATTGCCAAAAAAAGATTGATCAACTGAAAGCAAACGCGCACAATAACGCAGCCGATCAGAAAGCCGCTTTTCAAAAACAGGCTGCCTGGGAAGCCTATCTGCTGGCGTTAAATCAATAG
- a CDS encoding GNAT family N-acetyltransferase — translation MSISIRQIELKDVAGFHAALSSVAGEKKYLLTVEPPPLDRAREFVKKNVEQNHAQYVAVAKGSVVGWADIVPVARQSMEHVGHLGMGVVSAYRGQGIGNQLLKNAIAHAWQQGLKRLELEVFADNEPAMRLYRKHGYQVEGVKRYARCLNDVYQDVVVMAQYRV, via the coding sequence ATGAGCATTTCCATCAGGCAAATCGAATTGAAAGACGTGGCAGGTTTTCACGCAGCTTTATCCAGTGTGGCAGGCGAGAAGAAATACCTGTTGACGGTGGAGCCGCCTCCCTTGGATCGAGCGCGTGAATTTGTTAAAAAAAACGTCGAACAAAATCATGCGCAATATGTTGCAGTCGCAAAAGGTTCGGTAGTGGGTTGGGCTGATATCGTGCCTGTTGCACGACAATCGATGGAGCACGTCGGCCATCTTGGCATGGGTGTGGTATCGGCGTATCGAGGTCAGGGCATTGGCAATCAACTTTTGAAGAATGCGATTGCGCACGCCTGGCAGCAGGGCTTAAAGCGTCTGGAGTTGGAAGTGTTTGCTGATAATGAACCGGCAATGCGTCTTTATCGAAAGCACGGCTATCAGGTAGAGGGAGTGAAGCGCTATGCACGGTGTTTAAACGATGTGTACCAGGATGTCGTCGTGATGGCTCAGTATCGCGTTTGA
- the scpB gene encoding SMC-Scp complex subunit ScpB produces MSQEEQLPEVNDTASNEDDFLAAFASTGPVDESLDEDFERALEALEAVERDLELPEIPAETEDTAESKPASSQSQSKREARIPPRQIIEAALFVGGNPLTTKKLCSLLNDEYSSSYVDDLLDDLNRQYNDEARPYEIRMEEGGYRLILRYDFERIRNRVYGFGPKEIKLSQDALEVLALVAYHQPITKDAIVEAGKDKAAGILRQLLRRELIAIEREEDKKAEVRYITTARFLQVFGLGNVEELPYSESLSHK; encoded by the coding sequence ATGTCCCAGGAAGAACAACTACCGGAAGTTAACGATACCGCCTCCAACGAGGACGATTTTCTCGCTGCCTTCGCGTCAACAGGCCCGGTTGATGAGAGCCTGGATGAGGATTTTGAACGTGCTCTGGAAGCGTTAGAAGCCGTCGAACGGGACTTGGAACTTCCCGAAATCCCCGCTGAAACGGAGGACACTGCGGAGAGTAAGCCAGCCAGTTCTCAGTCGCAATCGAAGCGGGAAGCCCGCATTCCCCCCCGGCAGATCATTGAAGCAGCACTATTTGTCGGCGGAAATCCGCTCACCACCAAGAAGCTCTGTTCGCTCTTGAATGATGAATATTCGTCGTCTTATGTAGACGATCTGCTGGATGACCTGAATCGTCAATACAACGATGAAGCACGGCCTTATGAAATCCGCATGGAAGAAGGCGGCTATCGACTCATTCTGCGGTACGATTTCGAACGCATCCGCAACCGCGTTTATGGCTTTGGTCCCAAAGAGATTAAACTCTCACAAGACGCGTTAGAAGTACTGGCACTCGTCGCCTACCATCAGCCGATCACAAAAGATGCCATCGTGGAAGCCGGCAAAGACAAAGCCGCCGGCATCCTGCGCCAGCTCTTGCGGCGTGAACTGATCGCCATCGAACGCGAAGAAGACAAAAAAGCGGAAGTCCGATACATCACCACCGCCCGCTTCCTGCAAGTCTTCGGCCTAGGAAATGTCGAAGAACTTCCCTACAGCGAATCGTTGAGTCATAAGTAA
- the metF gene encoding methylenetetrahydrofolate reductase [NAD(P)H], protein MRISELYRSGTFDLSVEIFPPKNESGDAELFRTLEELIRYQPAFVSCTYGAGGSTSKRTIELCETIQNQLHTTATAHFTCVASTRDQLIEWLHSASEAGITNIMALRGDPPKGQETFVPADGGLKHANELVALIREHFPQMGIGVAGYPEVHPESPDAETDLTNLKRKVDAGADAVYTQLFFSNTHFHNFRERCVQAGITCPIIPGIMPITEFRRIQRISSMCNSEFPVELTEKLEAVQDDLKAQFEIGVEFAIRQCQELIDDGVPGIHFYALNRSLACKRIFEALGFHEA, encoded by the coding sequence ATGCGAATTAGTGAATTATATCGATCCGGGACATTTGACCTTTCTGTGGAGATTTTCCCTCCCAAAAACGAAAGCGGCGATGCAGAGCTGTTTCGGACACTGGAAGAGCTGATCCGCTATCAGCCGGCTTTTGTTTCCTGTACTTATGGTGCGGGAGGGTCAACCAGCAAACGGACCATCGAGTTATGCGAAACAATCCAGAACCAGCTACATACCACGGCGACCGCACACTTTACCTGTGTCGCCTCCACGCGGGACCAGTTGATCGAATGGCTACACAGTGCTTCTGAAGCCGGCATCACCAACATTATGGCATTGCGCGGCGATCCTCCCAAAGGGCAGGAAACTTTTGTGCCCGCCGATGGTGGTTTGAAGCATGCAAACGAACTGGTAGCTTTGATTCGAGAACATTTTCCTCAGATGGGGATCGGCGTCGCCGGCTACCCGGAAGTGCATCCCGAATCTCCTGATGCGGAAACCGATTTGACGAATCTCAAACGCAAAGTCGACGCCGGTGCGGATGCCGTTTATACACAGCTCTTCTTTAGCAACACCCATTTTCACAATTTTCGCGAACGCTGTGTTCAAGCGGGAATTACCTGTCCGATCATTCCAGGCATCATGCCGATCACCGAATTCCGGCGAATCCAGCGGATTAGTTCGATGTGCAATTCTGAATTCCCGGTGGAATTAACGGAGAAGCTGGAAGCTGTTCAGGACGACCTCAAGGCACAGTTCGAAATCGGTGTGGAATTTGCGATCCGTCAATGCCAGGAACTGATCGATGATGGTGTGCCCGGCATTCACTTTTACGCATTGAATCGTTCACTCGCCTGCAAGCGCATCTTTGAGGCACTTGGTTTTCACGAAGCATAA
- a CDS encoding Crp/Fnr family transcriptional regulator, whose protein sequence is MDKNFWYLKNCDLFERLSQDQIAQVERNSSVRQFGRGNLVYLPTESSDSVFLLLSGRIKLYHITGEGKQALLALIEPGELFGELAILGGGEREEYAEAMLKSTILRIPGPIIQELMQQHATVSLGVTKLMGLRRQRVEQRLKSLLFRSNRDRLTHLLLELAEKYGRFTPEGVFIDIKLSHQELASIIGSTRETVTVLLGELQDERCIDIQKRHIILRKAQLLANSIDFKLTPALQSRPDQSGEYLLRGAEA, encoded by the coding sequence ATGGACAAAAATTTCTGGTATCTCAAGAACTGTGATTTGTTTGAACGGCTGAGCCAGGATCAAATCGCGCAGGTCGAACGCAACTCATCCGTACGACAATTCGGTCGGGGGAATCTGGTTTACCTCCCGACAGAAAGCAGCGATTCGGTATTTCTGTTGCTCTCCGGGCGGATCAAACTCTATCACATCACCGGTGAAGGTAAGCAGGCTCTTTTAGCTCTGATTGAACCGGGTGAACTATTTGGAGAACTGGCGATTCTGGGTGGAGGAGAACGCGAAGAATACGCCGAGGCCATGCTGAAATCGACGATTCTCCGCATCCCCGGCCCCATCATACAAGAACTGATGCAACAACATGCCACGGTCTCACTGGGTGTCACAAAACTGATGGGACTACGTCGACAGCGAGTGGAACAAAGACTGAAATCACTGCTGTTCCGTTCGAATCGGGACCGGCTGACTCACCTGCTACTTGAGCTAGCAGAAAAATATGGCCGCTTCACACCCGAGGGTGTTTTTATCGATATCAAACTGTCGCATCAGGAATTGGCAAGTATCATTGGCAGCACTCGGGAAACAGTCACAGTACTATTGGGTGAGCTGCAAGACGAACGCTGCATCGACATCCAGAAACGACACATTATTCTTAGAAAAGCCCAGTTACTGGCGAATTCGATCGATTTTAAACTGACCCCCGCCTTGCAATCCAGACCCGACCAATCCGGCGAATACCTGTTAAGGGGAGCAGAAGCCTGA
- a CDS encoding DUF6188 family protein — MKILEKRDCDLILPIEGDSLVSFCETGLTGMVFESQISEQSLIMFEDELRISDSNSSYVICGTKPGTGFWRADLLRLDYLIGCRLKEAVARYNGCMILSFETGERLEIESTTGYEAWHFQYPRPHTRTVKHSISVHGAQGFLIY, encoded by the coding sequence ATGAAAATACTTGAAAAACGCGACTGCGATTTGATTCTACCGATTGAAGGAGATTCCTTGGTTTCCTTTTGTGAAACCGGTCTGACAGGCATGGTCTTCGAAAGCCAGATTTCTGAGCAATCTCTGATTATGTTCGAAGACGAACTCCGGATCAGCGATTCAAACAGTTCATATGTCATTTGTGGTACGAAACCAGGCACCGGTTTCTGGCGCGCTGATTTACTCAGACTTGACTATCTGATAGGTTGCCGGCTCAAGGAAGCAGTGGCCCGGTATAATGGTTGTATGATTTTAAGCTTTGAGACCGGTGAACGGTTGGAAATAGAATCAACAACGGGTTATGAAGCGTGGCATTTTCAGTACCCCAGGCCACATACCCGTACGGTCAAGCATTCCATTTCCGTTCACGGAGCTCAAGGCTTTCTGATATACTGA
- a CDS encoding macro domain-containing protein, which translates to MKLDIVTGNILDQKTDVIVNSWNRNVIPWWLLLPQGVSGAIKKQGGIKPFQEVAQCGAIPLGEARLTSAGRLPYQAIIHVAGINLLWFATEYSVTNSVINVMKIVNENQFQSVAFPLIGSGSGNRGKAWSLEVMCNAFEKIESQAHVVIVKYGVRKD; encoded by the coding sequence ATGAAATTAGATATTGTCACGGGAAATATTTTAGATCAAAAAACGGACGTGATTGTCAACAGCTGGAATCGGAATGTGATTCCCTGGTGGCTACTGTTGCCGCAAGGCGTATCGGGCGCCATCAAGAAACAGGGAGGCATAAAGCCGTTTCAGGAAGTCGCCCAATGTGGCGCGATCCCTCTGGGAGAAGCCCGGTTGACTTCGGCCGGGCGGTTACCATATCAGGCCATCATCCATGTAGCCGGGATCAATCTGCTCTGGTTTGCAACCGAGTATTCCGTGACCAACTCGGTCATCAATGTCATGAAAATCGTCAATGAAAATCAGTTTCAGAGTGTCGCGTTTCCCCTCATTGGATCAGGGTCAGGAAACCGGGGTAAAGCATGGTCACTTGAGGTCATGTGCAATGCGTTTGAAAAAATTGAGAGCCAGGCACACGTTGTGATTGTAAAGTACGGAGTCCGCAAAGATTGA
- a CDS encoding RNA ligase family protein, with product MSKQKSRRQRPQLARYPSIEGPDIDVIDQPCIAFHKYDGSNLQFRWTQKEGWCQCATRKRTINEGNPLFGGAISMFQSKYADQILAGIRKYKEYRNTKSLVAFCEFYGEHTFSGLHRDGEEKDLKLFEILIPEQGFVLPLHFEQHFGHLDIAEVIYKGSLTKEFMQNVYHGNYPVKEGAVAKGVTTTRRRKGKTDQDVWMVKIKTKTWLDELARRAGESADLKQELEENLKQQNALFERTELL from the coding sequence ATGTCAAAGCAAAAATCACGCAGACAACGTCCGCAATTGGCGCGTTATCCGTCCATTGAAGGACCAGATATTGATGTCATTGATCAGCCGTGTATCGCGTTTCATAAATATGATGGATCCAATCTGCAGTTCAGATGGACACAAAAAGAAGGCTGGTGTCAGTGCGCTACCCGGAAGCGCACGATCAACGAGGGAAATCCGTTATTTGGCGGCGCCATTTCTATGTTTCAGTCGAAATATGCAGATCAGATTCTCGCTGGTATCCGCAAGTACAAAGAATACCGAAACACAAAATCGCTGGTTGCCTTTTGTGAATTCTACGGCGAACACACGTTTTCCGGCTTGCACCGGGATGGCGAAGAAAAAGATCTGAAACTGTTCGAAATTCTGATTCCCGAACAAGGGTTTGTTTTGCCTCTCCATTTTGAGCAACACTTCGGGCATCTGGATATCGCCGAGGTAATCTATAAGGGCTCGCTGACAAAAGAGTTTATGCAGAATGTTTATCACGGGAATTATCCTGTCAAAGAAGGTGCCGTTGCCAAAGGTGTCACAACTACCCGTCGTCGCAAAGGTAAAACCGACCAAGACGTATGGATGGTGAAAATCAAGACGAAGACATGGCTGGATGAACTGGCTCGGCGCGCAGGTGAATCAGCTGACCTGAAACAGGAGCTGGAAGAAAACTTGAAGCAACAGAACGCGCTTTTTGAGAGGACGGAATTGCTCTAG
- the ahcY gene encoding adenosylhomocysteinase encodes MSTETNSLPYKVKDYSDEEFQKLAAWGRKEIELAETEMPGLMALREKYGKEQPLKGARIAGCLHMTIQTAVLIETLTALGAEVRWSSCNIFSTQDHAAAAIAATGVPVFAWKGMNEEEFDWCIEQTLYWPNGEALNMILDDGGDLTVMVHEKYPELLKGIKGLTEETTTGVHRLHQMHEQGKLGVPAINVNDSVTKSKFDNLYGCRESLADGIKRATDIMIAGKVVVVCGYGDVGKGCADAMKGLGARVLVTEIDPICALQAAMEGFEVTTMEEAASRGDIFVTATGCCDVICGEHLDNMKNEAIICNIGHFDSEIQIAYLKNRKDIEQIEIKPQVDKFVYPDGKALIVLAEGRLVNLGCATGHPSFVMSNSFTNQVIGQIELWNETDKYEIGVYMLPKQLDEEVARLHLDKLGVKLSKLSNDQAEYLGIPVEGPYKPEYYRY; translated from the coding sequence ATGTCGACCGAAACCAACTCACTGCCGTATAAAGTCAAGGACTACAGCGACGAGGAATTCCAGAAGCTCGCTGCCTGGGGTCGCAAGGAAATTGAACTGGCAGAAACAGAAATGCCCGGTTTGATGGCTTTGCGGGAAAAGTACGGCAAAGAGCAGCCACTCAAAGGGGCTCGGATCGCCGGCTGTCTGCATATGACCATTCAGACCGCAGTGCTGATCGAAACATTAACCGCTCTGGGAGCCGAAGTTCGCTGGTCGAGCTGTAACATCTTTTCCACACAGGACCATGCAGCGGCTGCGATTGCAGCGACCGGCGTGCCTGTCTTTGCCTGGAAAGGCATGAATGAAGAAGAGTTCGACTGGTGTATCGAGCAGACGCTCTACTGGCCGAACGGCGAAGCATTGAACATGATTCTGGACGATGGCGGCGACCTGACTGTCATGGTTCACGAAAAGTACCCCGAACTGCTCAAAGGTATTAAAGGTCTGACCGAAGAAACGACCACCGGCGTGCATCGTCTGCATCAGATGCACGAACAGGGAAAACTGGGTGTGCCAGCCATCAATGTCAATGACTCTGTCACCAAGAGTAAATTCGACAACCTGTATGGCTGCCGGGAATCACTGGCAGACGGCATCAAACGTGCCACCGATATTATGATCGCCGGTAAAGTGGTCGTTGTCTGTGGATACGGTGATGTTGGTAAAGGCTGTGCCGACGCCATGAAAGGCTTGGGAGCACGCGTGCTGGTTACGGAAATCGATCCGATCTGTGCACTGCAGGCTGCGATGGAAGGCTTCGAAGTCACCACGATGGAAGAGGCTGCCAGCCGCGGCGATATCTTCGTGACTGCTACCGGCTGCTGCGATGTGATCTGTGGCGAACATCTGGATAACATGAAAAATGAAGCGATCATCTGCAACATCGGTCACTTCGATTCCGAAATTCAGATCGCTTACCTGAAGAATCGCAAAGACATCGAGCAAATCGAAATCAAACCTCAGGTCGACAAATTTGTTTATCCTGATGGCAAGGCGTTGATCGTGCTCGCGGAAGGCCGCCTGGTCAATCTGGGTTGTGCGACTGGCCACCCTTCGTTTGTGATGTCGAACAGTTTCACCAACCAGGTGATCGGACAGATCGAACTCTGGAACGAAACCGACAAATACGAAATCGGCGTCTACATGCTTCCGAAACAGCTGGACGAAGAAGTCGCCCGTCTGCACTTGGACAAACTGGGCGTCAAACTTTCGAAACTGTCAAATGACCAGGCAGAATACCTGGGCATTCCTGTCGAAGGACCTTACAAGCCGGAATACTATCGCTACTAA
- a CDS encoding SMI1/KNR4 family protein produces the protein MSWKEHILKFCKDAQFFSGAKRHEIQKVEADLGVRLPEDLVTLLQESNGVEGQYGLGLIWPLDRIVRENKYFRENPDFATMYMPFDPLLFFADAGNGDLFAYTIQAGEIRRPDVFVWSHEEDSRTCCAPSLSMYLERWLSGELLL, from the coding sequence ATGTCATGGAAAGAACACATTTTAAAGTTCTGCAAAGACGCGCAATTCTTTTCAGGCGCAAAGCGACATGAAATCCAAAAAGTGGAAGCGGACTTAGGTGTCCGTCTGCCGGAAGATCTGGTTACTCTTCTGCAAGAATCAAACGGCGTAGAAGGACAATATGGGCTGGGGCTGATCTGGCCATTGGACCGGATTGTCCGGGAAAACAAATACTTCCGAGAGAATCCCGACTTTGCAACGATGTATATGCCCTTCGACCCCCTGCTCTTCTTCGCCGATGCCGGCAATGGAGATTTGTTTGCCTATACGATTCAGGCAGGTGAAATCCGCAGGCCCGATGTATTTGTCTGGAGCCACGAAGAAGACAGTCGAACCTGCTGTGCCCCCTCACTGTCGATGTATCTGGAACGCTGGCTCTCTGGAGAATTGTTGTTGTGA